A genome region from Arachis duranensis cultivar V14167 chromosome 8, aradu.V14167.gnm2.J7QH, whole genome shotgun sequence includes the following:
- the LOC107461399 gene encoding disease resistance protein RPV1 isoform X2, which yields MAAHASSEIIKYDVFLSFRGRDTRRGFLSHLHKALEDKHIKTYVDYMLREGTEISHSLLAAIEQSEIALIIFSQDYASSKWCLEELAKIMECREKNGQIVIPIFHNVDPSWVRHQKEIYHHALANHEVRFADRVQIWRDALKEAANLSGFHSPSSSFRDDADLVGEIVKRVLQRLNQSPQGDLQGLVGIHGPIEKLVSLCTESEAVIVGLWGMGGVGKTTLATAVFNRLCDGFEGFCFLNNVRERAEKYGIDHLKKELLSKLLKEEDASPFVTPGGITNFAKKRLSRTKVLVVLDDVNDSDQMEDLCGGHTWFGASSRIIVTTRDKHVLVKADADHIHEVETLNSDDSLRLFSLNAFKQNCTIEAEQVELSKRVLNYCKGLPLALKILGSFLKGKTQREWESELLKLEKMPDEKIQSILRLSYNELDRNDRNIFLHLACFFYTNTEEELIQSVLDSCGYATTIGLTNLHNKALISVSNGYVSMHDLIREMGREIVCEESLNDPGKRSRLWDPQDICKVLKDNKGTDAIESIELNMSEIDRMSLHPETFERMAGLKLVRFHAADSKNKLYAPEGIRSMSNELRYFHWDEFPLKSLPPSLSVERIVEIIMPNSGLQKLWEGEQNLVNLRKVDLDGSSSLMELPDLSKASNLREVSISGCKSLCQVPPSAVCSQKLKYLNVSNCESLESIAELPASVVCVIARDCRSLHTVSVSALDSVAEEAIQQQQFEDITFNFSNCYKLEENAKNSIMEHAYGRLKRPLAAAPTCATTAWLDKEDKHPYRYLSGKQHNHPKLNVLSGADPGWFRYINPQNGAVTLDVAPGDSLLGFIFWVVFPAYSGSYQVSATSVSYTYCVEVRNGPSFSYDGHWMPDEDIWLNDYYFWYDGQCCIDMIKVMEENTNTNNNNIQLKVSFKFFYNRLILSQPIEEDDDKEVEYWGVHPIYASDVRGGMSMESVNDVNLNMNVPSIEEGNGGSIDDSDERGGVSESVALMHGGRTDL from the exons ATGGCTGCGCATGCTTCTTCTGAGATTATTAAGTATGATGTCTTCCTCAGCTTCAGAGGCAGAGACACTCGCCGTGGTTTTCTCAGCCATCTGCACAAGGCTTTAGAGGACAAGCACATCAAGACATACGTGGATTACATGCTCAGAGAAGGAACTGAAATATCACACTCACTACTTGCAGCCATTGAACAATCAGAAATTGCTTTGATCATATTCTCCCAGGATTATGCTTCTTCCAAATGGTGTTTGGAAGAACTAGCCAAAATAATGGAATGCAGGGAAAAAAATGGTCAAATTGTAATACCTATTTTCCATAATGTAGACCCATCATGGGTGCGCCACCAAAAGGAAATTTATCACCACGCCCTTGCTAATCATGAGGTGAGGTTTGCAGACAGGGTGCAAATCTGGAGAGATGCTCTCAAGGAAGCTGCCAATTTGTCTGGATTCCATTCACCGTCATCAAGCTTCAG GGATGATGCTGACCTTGTTGGTGAAATTGTCAAACGTGTCTTACAAAGGTTAAACCAATCACCCCAAGGTGATTTGCAGGGTCTTGTTGGAATTCATGGACCAATTGAAAAGCTAGTATCTTTGTGCACGGAATCTGAAGCTGTTATTGTTGGACTTTGGGGCATGGGCGGTGTTGGTAAGACAACTCTTGCGACTGCAGTTTTCAATAGATTGTGTGATGGATTTGAAGGATTTTGCTTTTTGAACAATGTAAGAGAAAGAGCTGAGAAATATGGTAtagatcatttgaagaaagaACTTCTTTCCAAGCTGCTAAAGGAAGAAGATGCAAGTCCCTTTGTCACGCCCGGTGGGATAACTAATTTTGCCAAGAAAAGACTTAGTCGAACAAaggttcttgttgttcttgatgatgtcAATGATTCAGACCAAATGGAAGATTTATGTGGAGGACACACATGGTTTGGGGCAAGTAGCAGAATCATAGTGACAACAAGAGACAAGCATGTGCTTGTTAAGGCGGATGCTGATCATATACATGAAGTTGAGACATTGAATTCTGATGATTCTCTTCGGCTTTTCAGCCTGAATGCCTTCAAGCAAAACTGCACTATAGAAGCAGAACAAGTTGAGTTGTCCAAAAGAGTGCTTAACTATTGCAAAGGCCTCCCTTTAGCATTGAAAATCTTGGGTTCCTTTCTTAAAGGAAAAACTCAACGAGAGTGGGAAAGTGAACTGCTCAAACTTGAAAAGATGCCTGATGAAAAAATCCAAAGTATATTGCGATTGAGTTATAATGAACTGGATCGTAATGATCGGAACATCTTTTTGCATCTTGCATGTTTCTTTTATACAAATACAGAAGAAGAGCTGATACAATCTGTTCTTGATTCCTGCGGATACGCAACAACTATCGGGTTGACAAATCTTCATAATAAAGCTCTTATTTCCGTTTCAAATGGTTATGTGTCCATGCATGACTTAATTCGAGAAATGGGCCGTGAAATTGTTTGCGAAGAATCTCTAAATGATCCAGGAAAACGCAGTAGACTGTGGGATCCTCAGGATATCTGTAAAGTATTGAAAGACAATAAG GGAACGGATGCTATTGAAAGTATCGAATTAAACATGTCGGAAATTGACCGGATGAGCTTGCACCCTGAGACATTTGAAAGAATGGCTGGACTGAAGCTTGTTAGATTTCATGCAGCCGATTCCAAAAACAAGTTGTATGCTCCAGAGGGTATTAGATCTATGTCGAACGAGTTAAGGTATTTTCATTGGGATGAGTTTCCTTTGAAATCTTTGCCGCCTTCTTTAAGTGTTGAGAGAATTGTTGAAATCATAATGCCCAACAGTGGATTGCAAAAGCTTTGGGAAGGTGAACAG AATCTTGTAAATCTAAGGAAAGTGGATCTAGATGGTTCGTCAAGCCTAATGGAGCTCCCAGATTTATCAAAAGCTTCAAATCTTAGAGAAGTGAGTATCTCTGGTTGCAAGAGTCTGTGTCAAGTTCCTCCATCTGCTGTATGTTCCCAGAAGCTGAAATACCTGAACGTGAGCAACTGTGAGAGTCTTGAGTCCATAGCAGAGCTTCCAGCATCGGTTGTGTGCGTAATTGCTCGCGACTGCCGCTCCTTACACACTGTATCTGTATCTGCTTTGGATTCTGTGGCTGAAGAGGCAATCCAGCAGCAGCAATTTGAGGATATAACCTTCAATTTCAGCAATTGCTACAAATTGGAAGAGAATGCAAAAAACAGCATTATGGAACATGCCTATGGAAGACTAAAGCGACCACTAGCAGCAGCACCGACATGTGCTACAACAGCATGGCTGGATAAGGAGGATAAGCACCCGTATCGTTATCTGTCAGGCAAGCAGCACAATCATCCCAAGTTAAATGTGTTGTCAGGTGCAGACCCGGGATGGTTCAGATATATAAACCCACAGAACGGGGCAGTCACTCTTGATGTTGCCCCAGGTGATAGCTTGTTGGGTTTCATCTTTTGGGTCGTTTTTCCTGCATACTCTGGGAGTTACCAAGTGAGCGCCACTTCAGTGTCATATACGTATTGCGTTGAAGTGAGGAATGGCCCAAGTTTCAGTTATGATGGGCATTGGATGCCAGATGAGGATATATGGCTTAACGATTACTATTTTTGGTACGACGGGCAATGCTGCATTGACATGATCAAGGTAATGGAAGAAAACACcaacactaataataataatattcaactcaaGGTTTCATTCAAGTTCTTCTACAATCGTCTTATTTTGAGTCAGCCTATTGAGGAAGATGATGACAAAGAAGTAGAATATTGGGGTGTGCACCCAATATATGCCTCAGATGTTCGTGGTGGCATGAGCATGGAGTCGGTAAATGATGTAAATCTTAATATGAATGTACCGTCTATTGAGGAAGGTAATGGTGGTTCCATAGATGACTCAGATGAAAGAGGTGGTGTTTCGGAGTCGGTTGCACTCATGCATGGTGGCAGGACGGATCTATAG
- the LOC107461346 gene encoding disease resistance protein RML1B, with the protein MGREVVREESPNDPGKRSRLWDSTDIYKVLKYDTGTETIESITLDMSKIDMLSLHPQIFARMYKLKFLNVHSWDGEHRLCAPHGIESLSDELRFFQWEDYPSKSLPLSFCAENLVEIIMPSSQLEKLWEGVQNLVNLKLVDLNYSSHLVELPDFSKAPNLEEVNVSNCKSLQQVPQSVLSSQKLGYLFLNDCNELRSFQHNIHHQSLKTLSFHSCIGLREFSLTQLNHGTDKLVLSAPLERLKLDYCSNLSLLPDNISMLSSLKDLSMCHSSVRSLPESIKHLSRLKYLNLSNCEKLQSIPELPLSILVLIAVNCTSLHTVFMAEPIKEENFGYKTFAFTNCVKLEKATIQAIMANAYVRIQQAANAWLPTAQRNEYYYANFDNNYELRVHVCLPGSQVPGWFSYRTTETCMTVELVLLASSISMFRGFIFCAVLPPREEKGLGSESLKCSYFIETSDGPSVRDQSSWVIYDRAVDKESDNVYMWYDRQCCIDMMRRTKQDKVSDEDNVHKYKVLFDFHYSLNSTGIKECGVHPIYVSDTKSKRRPEITQVDENQGDLELEEPLSSTNRNFKMEYFSSRELSATQLSSKDDQEQNGKITPFQFMYRRRVKKKIKE; encoded by the exons ATGGGACGTGAAGTAGTTCGTGAAGAGTCTCCCAATGATCCAGGAAAGCGCAGTAGATTATGGGATTCTACTGATATCTATAAAGTATTGAAATATGACACG GGAACTGAAACTATTGAAAGCATAACATTAGACATGTCAAAAATTGACATGCTAAGCTTGCATCCTCAGATATTTGCAAGAATGTACAAGCTCAAGTTTTTAAATGTTCATTCATGGGATGGTGAGCATAGGCTCTGTGCTCCTCATGGTATTGAATCCTTGTCAGATGAGCTGAGATTTTTTCAATGGGAAGACTACCCTTCGAAATCTTTACCATTGTCTTTTTGTGCGGAAAATCTTGTGGAAATTATAATGCCGTCTAGTCAGTTGGAGAAGCTTTGGGAAGGTGTCCAG AATCTTGTAAATCTGAAGCTAGTAGATCTTAATTATTCATCACACCTAGTCGAGCTCCCAGATTTCTCCAAGGCCCCAAATCTTGAAGAAGTAAATGTTTCCAACTGCAAGAGTCTGCAGCAAGTTCCCCAATCTGTTTTGTCTTCTCAAAAGCTGGGTTATCTCTTTCTAAATGATTGTAATGAACTAAGAAGTTTCCAGCACAACATTCATCATCAATCTCTTAAGACACTCTCCTTCCATAGCTGCATTGGTCTCAGAGAGTTCTCGTTGACACAGCTTAACCACGGCACAGACAAATTGGTGTTATCAGCTCCGCTTGAACGGCTAAAACTGGATTACTGTTCCAACCTTTCTCTGCTGCCAGACAATATAAGCATGCTTTCATCATTGAAGGACTTATCAATGTGTCACAGCAGTGTGAGAAGCTTGCCCGAAAGCATTAAGCATCTGTCACGGCTGAAATACCTCAACTTGAGTAATTGCGAGAAGCTTCAATCAATACCAGAGCTTCCATTGTCCATTTTGGTTTTAATTGCTGTTAACTGCACATCATTACATACTGTTTTCATGGCTGAACCAATCAAAGAAGAGAATTTCGGATATAAAACATTTGCATTTACCAATTGTGTTAAGTTGGAGAAGGCTACAATCCAGGCCATTATGGCAAACGCCTATGTCAGAATACAGCAAGCAGCAAACGCATGGCTACCAACAGCACAGAGGAATGAGTACTATTATGCAAACTTTGATAATAATTATGAACTCAGGGTTCATGTTTGCTTACCAGGAAGCCAAGTTCCAGGATGGTTCAGCTATAGAACAACCGAAACTTGCATGACTGTTGAACTTGTCCTACTTGCTTCTAGTATCAGTATGTTCCGAGGTTTCATCTTCTGTGCTGTTCTTCCTCCTAGAGAGGAAAAAGGCTTAGGCTCGGAAAGTTTGAAATGTTCTTACTTCATTGAAACGAGTGATGGTCCAAGCGTGCGTGATCAGAGTTCGTGGGTGATATATGACCGTGCAGTTGATAAGGAATCTGACAATGTGTATATGTGGTATGATAGGCAATGCTGCATTGATATGATGAGGAGAACGAAACAAGACAAAGTAAGTGATGAAGATAATGTTCATAAGTACAAGGTATTATTTGATTTCCATTACTCCCTTAATTCCACAGGAATAAAAGAGTGTGGTGTCCATCCAATATATGTCTCGGATACTAAATCCAAGAGAAGACCAGAGATAACTCAAGTTGATGAGAACCAAGGTGATCTAGAGCTGGAAGAACCACTTTCTTCCACAAATAGGAACTTTAAAATGGAATACTTTTCTTCAAGGGAGCTTTCTGCTACACAGCTCAGCAGCAAGGATGATCAAGAGCAGAATGGGAAAATTACTCCTTTTCAATTCATGTATAGGAGGagagtgaagaagaaaataaaggaatGA
- the LOC107461403 gene encoding disease resistance protein RPV1-like isoform X2, giving the protein MASLSSLSVVSESKYDIFVSFRGVDTRRGFLSHLIKALNQKQIEIYVDYKLREGTQISHSLLTAIEESEISLIIFSQDYASSKWCLDELVKIMKCRKEKGQTAIPIFYDVDPSCVRHQRGSYVDALSGHRKTSSAAQLLMLKEALNEAANLSGLHSSNFGFRRAGHISS; this is encoded by the exons ATGGCTTCGTTGTCTTCTCTGTCCGTTGTTTCTGAAAGCAAATATGATATCTTCGTTAGCTTCAGGGGCGTAGATACCAGACGTGGTTTTCTTAGCCATCTGATTAAGGCTTTAAACCAAAAACAGATTGAGATCTATGTAGACTATAAGCTCAGAGAAGGAACCCAAATATCACACTCACTCCTTACAGCCATTGAAGAATCAGAGATTTCCTTGATTATATTCTCCCAAGATTATGCTTCATCCAAGTGGTGCTTGGATGAACTCGTTAAAATAATGAAGTGCAGGAAAGAGAAAGGTCAAACAGCAATACCTATATTTTATGATGTAGATCCATCTTGTGTGCGACATCAAAGGGGAAGTTATGTCGATGCACTTTCCGGCCATCGGAAAACGTCATCGGCGGCGCAGTTGCTAATGTTGAAAGAAGCTCTCAACGAGGCTGCCAATTTGTCTGGACTGCATTCATCCAACTTTGG TTTCAGAAGAGCAGGTCACATTTCTTCTTGA
- the LOC107461403 gene encoding putative disease resistance protein At4g11170 isoform X1, which produces MASLSSLSVVSESKYDIFVSFRGVDTRRGFLSHLIKALNQKQIEIYVDYKLREGTQISHSLLTAIEESEISLIIFSQDYASSKWCLDELVKIMKCRKEKGQTAIPIFYDVDPSCVRHQRGSYVDALSGHRKTSSAAQLLMLKEALNEAANLSGLHSSNFGSDAALIDEIVKRVLQRLNEKCQGDLQGLVGMYEPITELESLLCKE; this is translated from the exons ATGGCTTCGTTGTCTTCTCTGTCCGTTGTTTCTGAAAGCAAATATGATATCTTCGTTAGCTTCAGGGGCGTAGATACCAGACGTGGTTTTCTTAGCCATCTGATTAAGGCTTTAAACCAAAAACAGATTGAGATCTATGTAGACTATAAGCTCAGAGAAGGAACCCAAATATCACACTCACTCCTTACAGCCATTGAAGAATCAGAGATTTCCTTGATTATATTCTCCCAAGATTATGCTTCATCCAAGTGGTGCTTGGATGAACTCGTTAAAATAATGAAGTGCAGGAAAGAGAAAGGTCAAACAGCAATACCTATATTTTATGATGTAGATCCATCTTGTGTGCGACATCAAAGGGGAAGTTATGTCGATGCACTTTCCGGCCATCGGAAAACGTCATCGGCGGCGCAGTTGCTAATGTTGAAAGAAGCTCTCAACGAGGCTGCCAATTTGTCTGGACTGCATTCATCCAACTTTGG GAGTGATGCTGCTCTTATTGACGAAATTGTCAAACGCGTGTTACAAAGGTTGAATGAAAAGTGCCAAGGAGATTTACAAGGACTTGTCGGAATGTATGAACCAATTACAGAGCTAGAATCATTATTGTGCAAGGAATGA